In the genome of Rhopalosiphum padi isolate XX-2018 chromosome 1, ASM2088224v1, whole genome shotgun sequence, the window ggtacctaaactagttattaaattctttatttatattttatgtaatttatttaaaatattgaaatatttgtggTACTTTGctaagaattaaatattacaatatacattaaattcaatctgttatcataaaataaaagatttatttacattattttcttacagctaataataatataatctaaagtttgtaaatgtttattattttatttttctcatagTGGAAGTGAACCAGTTCTAGAAAATACTGGAAATTTGACTCAGTCCGGATCTTcagatttaaatcaaatatctaTAGATTCTACTGATCGGAACGTTGcaaatatgtcaaaaaaaaagGATAGTTACAGCAAAGACAATATAATTGTACCTACTTATTCAGATGGCTCTATAAACTATGATGGTACtataacaacatttatttaatttaagtataatttttttaattgcatttttattgttttaaagctATTTACGAAGATCAAGATGAATCTGATGGtaagaaaaacatattaattttaaagtttataatattaatctatctgtaaaataatttatttatataggtatattttgtttcaGTAACTATGCAGGGTTCAGTTGTTACACATCTCATATCTCAAGTAAAAATAGGTATGGATTTAACAAAAGTTGCTCTACCAACATTCATTTTAGAAAAGCGTTCGTTATTAGAAATGTATGCTGATTATTTAGCTCATCCTGATTTATTTCttaagtaagtattttttttttttttttaatatttattatgattttatttgtattttttttaatgtgttattattatttatacttattatattatgtatagagcAAATGACTTGGAAACACCTGAAGAAAGAATGGTTCAAATAGTACGTTGGTATTTATCTTCATATCATGCTGGTCGAAATTCTGCTGTTgcaaaaaaaccctataatccAATCCTTGGTGAAATATTTCGTTGTCATTGGGATGTACCTGGAGTTACTACAGGAGAGCCAGAATTGTCAAATGATATTACAGCTCAAAATAATTCAGAAGCCGCTGTACTTAATCAAGAAGAAAACCCTTTACCTTGGACTGATCCTGATCAATTGATATTTCTTGCAGAACAAGTTTCTCATCACCCCCCTAGTaagattaattaattgtatataatgtgtatagtttGTTTGTGtataaggtatttattttattttgatacatattttagtatctGCATTTTATGCTGAgcacaagaaaaaaaaagtaactctTTGTGCAAATGTGTGGACTAAATCTAAGTTTCTTGGCTTATCTGTTGCTGTTCACCATGTGGGACAAGGTATTGTaagattattaaaacataaagaaGAATACATTTCAACATTCCCAAGTGGTTATGGCAGGTATTTATagcctttaaaaataaatgacaattttacttaaatttggtatatttttacAGATCAATACTAACTGTGCCATGGATTGAGCTAGGTGGGTCTGTAACTATAACATGTCCACAAACAGGTTACCACTGTGATATAGAATTCCATACTAAACCATTCTATGGTGGAAAGAAACACCGCATTACTGCAGAAGTATTCGGACCTAAGACAAAAAAGGCTTTTCTAACTATTTCTGGTGAATGGAATGGTTCTATGGAAGCTAAATGGGCTGATGGTGTAAGTATTAATTTGTTACTAGTAAGCAGTTTATTGCtaataaagattattaaatatataacataaattcaaaataaatttatactaaaatgcaGGAGTTGACAGGTTCTTTAATcgagatgataaaaaaaaatattttatatttcctaaacataaattattatca includes:
- the LOC132923138 gene encoding oxysterol-binding protein-related protein 9 isoform X2 — protein: MEGTLSKWTNVVKGWQYRWCVLDDISGTLSYYTSREKMVRGVRRGCVRLKGAMIGIDDEDNLTFTVTVDGKTFHFQARTRADRELWIRALEDTIQKQLYGYRVNQIQVNNDAVVPTLESFDKKLGEADAYLQLLIEQTKNLEVKMNSMCEEDKAHCECIISETNKLMDQVKHSIVMLQIAKNTAFPVNGSYRTTSVSTDYDFPSLEGDTGSIEYGAECEERPRRDSQPMDNDIPDVSYSSSEDDFYDAYEDEEEWSKPSQTEPVPAMRRKYKNRILVGGSEPVLENTGNLTQSGSSDLNQISIDSTDRNVANMSKKKDSYSKDNIIVPTYSDGSINYDAIYEDQDESDVTMQGSVVTHLISQVKIGMDLTKVALPTFILEKRSLLEMYADYLAHPDLFLKANDLETPEERMVQIVRWYLSSYHAGRNSAVAKKPYNPILGEIFRCHWDVPGVTTGEPELSNDITAQNNSEAAVLNQEENPLPWTDPDQLIFLAEQVSHHPPISAFYAEHKKKKVTLCANVWTKSKFLGLSVAVHHVGQGIVRLLKHKEEYISTFPSGYGRSILTVPWIELGGSVTITCPQTGYHCDIEFHTKPFYGGKKHRITAEVFGPKTKKAFLTISGEWNGSMEAKWADGRTEMFVDTKAIEVIKKSVRKVAEQDTNESRYIWKKVTLGLK